One window of Hymenobacter sp. BRD128 genomic DNA carries:
- a CDS encoding tRNA1(Val) (adenine(37)-N6)-methyltransferase translates to MPNDYFQFQQFRINQADCAQKVSTDACLLGAAADLSGATRVLDIGTGTGLLALMAAQRAPEATIEAIEIDPAAAAQAAANVAASLWASRVAVHPLSLAAYAASRPAPFSHLICNPPFFRRSLAPPDAARATARHAGEGSLTFAGICAFAADYLLPAGTLTVLLPPPEMPHFAQAAGASGLAVQARLAVRHRPGGRLTRSIWQFGRAAPASPRDGSMAIQEADGQYSAAFRALLAEFYLAL, encoded by the coding sequence ATGCCCAACGATTATTTTCAATTTCAGCAGTTTCGCATCAACCAAGCCGACTGCGCCCAGAAGGTGAGCACCGACGCCTGCCTCCTGGGCGCGGCGGCCGACCTTTCCGGCGCTACCCGCGTGCTGGATATTGGCACCGGCACCGGCCTGCTAGCCCTCATGGCAGCCCAGCGCGCCCCCGAAGCCACGATTGAGGCCATCGAGATAGACCCTGCCGCCGCTGCGCAGGCGGCGGCCAACGTGGCCGCTAGCCTTTGGGCCAGCCGCGTGGCGGTGCATCCGCTGAGCCTGGCGGCCTATGCGGCCAGCCGGCCCGCACCGTTCAGCCATCTCATTTGCAACCCGCCATTTTTCCGGCGCAGCCTGGCCCCGCCCGATGCGGCCCGCGCCACGGCCCGCCACGCGGGCGAAGGCTCGCTCACGTTTGCCGGCATCTGCGCCTTTGCCGCTGACTACCTGCTGCCGGCGGGCACGCTCACGGTGCTGCTGCCGCCGCCCGAGATGCCGCACTTTGCTCAGGCGGCGGGGGCTAGCGGGCTGGCCGTGCAGGCACGGCTGGCCGTGCGCCACCGCCCGGGCGGGCGTCTCACGCGCAGCATCTGGCAGTTTGGGCGGGCGGCGCCGGCTAGCCCCCGCGATGGCAGCATGGCTATTCAGGAGGCCGACGGGCAATATTCGGCGGCATTCCGGGCGCTGCTGGCGGAGTTTTACCTGGCACTATAG
- a CDS encoding acyltransferase: protein MKSSSPPTAYYPALTGLRALAALAVFCFHQHPPQLAPVTSLATAGLAVLSELHIGVSIFFTLSGYLITRRYAGQRFGVADWGRYLGHRVARIMPVYAVLLTAVFVGRLVKIHLPFWKWLGLYFIHLSLANGLVERWALSGIVQAWSLSVEEGFYALAPVVFWLGGRYGPRRAWPGLALGLAAVGLGLYSMLPALGSPLFMLKGTIFGRLTEFLIGAAFAWRPPQLRHRWATGGGALGLAAVLGLLVLVQYLMHHISLDTYPGVAINNLLLPVATGWLLHGLAHERTRASRLLSTPAWQLLGRASYCFYLIHMGPLANGLEARLAPRLPALLLPLALLGPLVLAALALYFGLERPAHRWLLAWFGRRGLPHQAATPARHQL from the coding sequence ATGAAATCATCTTCCCCGCCTACCGCCTACTACCCGGCCCTTACCGGGCTGCGGGCGCTGGCGGCGCTGGCGGTCTTCTGCTTTCATCAACACCCGCCGCAGCTGGCGCCTGTTACGTCGCTGGCCACGGCGGGGCTGGCCGTGCTAAGCGAGCTGCACATTGGGGTTTCTATCTTCTTCACGCTCAGCGGCTACCTTATTACGCGGCGCTATGCCGGGCAGCGGTTTGGGGTGGCCGATTGGGGGCGGTACCTGGGGCACCGGGTGGCACGCATTATGCCCGTTTATGCGGTGTTGCTCACGGCGGTGTTTGTGGGGCGGCTGGTTAAGATTCACCTGCCCTTCTGGAAGTGGCTGGGGCTCTATTTCATACACTTGTCGCTCGCCAATGGCCTGGTGGAGCGCTGGGCGCTGAGCGGCATTGTGCAGGCCTGGTCACTCTCGGTCGAAGAAGGATTTTACGCGCTGGCGCCGGTAGTCTTCTGGCTAGGCGGGCGCTACGGCCCACGCCGCGCCTGGCCGGGGCTGGCGCTGGGGCTGGCGGCCGTGGGGCTAGGCCTCTACAGTATGCTGCCCGCGCTGGGGTCGCCGCTCTTTATGCTCAAGGGAACGATTTTCGGGCGCCTGACCGAGTTTCTAATTGGGGCCGCTTTCGCCTGGCGCCCGCCGCAGCTGCGGCACCGCTGGGCCACGGGCGGCGGGGCGCTGGGCCTAGCCGCGGTGCTGGGCTTGCTGGTGCTGGTTCAGTACCTTATGCATCATATCAGCCTGGATACGTATCCGGGCGTGGCCATCAATAATCTGCTGCTGCCGGTGGCTACCGGCTGGCTGCTGCACGGCCTCGCGCACGAGCGCACCCGCGCCAGCCGCCTGCTTAGCACGCCGGCCTGGCAGCTGCTGGGGCGGGCATCTTATTGCTTTTATCTAATTCACATGGGGCCGCTGGCTAACGGGCTGGAAGCGCGGCTGGCGCCGCGGCTGCCAGCCCTGCTGCTGCCGCTAGCCCTGCTAGGGCCACTGGTGCTAGCGGCCCTAGCGCTGTATTTTGGCCTGGAGCGGCCGGCTCACCGGTGGCTGCTGGCGTGGTTTGGTCGGCGGGGGCTACCTCACCAAGCAGCCACGCCCGCCAGGCACCAGCTTTAG
- a CDS encoding ATP-binding cassette domain-containing protein, with translation MLEIIDLRKAYGSHEVLRGVSLTLRPGTIHGLVGANGAGKTTLINCLYGVEGGFAGTVCTTEAAQLVRDITGLVPYEPYFYPRLTGREYVEFCLQARGRPVPDLRGWNEVLELPLDQYATEYSAGMKKKLALLAVLVQEFAYLLLDEPFNGLDLEANLLLKEILRQLRGRGTGILLTSHILGTLTEVADEATVLVGGRVQRHYQATEFGTLEADLLAALHGDKLERLRELL, from the coding sequence ATGCTCGAAATTATTGACCTGCGCAAAGCCTATGGCTCCCACGAAGTATTGCGCGGCGTAAGCCTGACGCTGCGGCCCGGCACCATTCACGGACTGGTGGGCGCTAATGGTGCGGGCAAAACAACCCTTATCAACTGCCTCTACGGGGTGGAAGGAGGCTTTGCGGGTACTGTGTGCACCACGGAGGCTGCCCAACTGGTGCGCGATATTACAGGGCTGGTGCCCTACGAGCCCTACTTTTACCCTCGCCTCACGGGCCGCGAATACGTCGAATTCTGCTTGCAGGCGCGGGGCCGGCCGGTGCCCGACCTGCGCGGCTGGAACGAAGTGCTGGAGCTGCCCCTCGACCAATACGCCACCGAATACTCGGCCGGGATGAAGAAAAAGCTCGCCCTGCTGGCCGTACTGGTGCAGGAGTTTGCCTACCTCCTCCTCGATGAGCCCTTTAATGGCCTCGACCTCGAAGCCAACCTGCTGCTGAAAGAGATTTTGCGGCAGCTCCGGGGGCGCGGCACCGGCATTTTGCTCACCTCGCACATTCTGGGCACGCTCACCGAGGTGGCCGACGAAGCCACGGTGCTGGTGGGTGGCCGGGTGCAGCGCCACTACCAGGCCACCGAGTTTGGCACTCTGGAAGCCGACCTGCTGGCGGCTCTGCACGGCGACAAGCTGGAGCGGCTGCGCGAGCTGCTATAG
- a CDS encoding GyrI-like domain-containing protein, which produces MQPRFETLPETPLAGQRQRLSLLADTTAALWQSFGQRLRARPFARSAERYSVQRYDATYFRPFRPEALFEKWAAVAVARAADVPADLELLVLPAGHYAVFDYQGPASGGPAVFRHLLLEWLPASGYELDDRPHFEVLSAHYRPDDPTAEEQIWLPVKPCLARPL; this is translated from the coding sequence ATGCAGCCGCGCTTCGAAACCCTGCCCGAAACCCCGCTAGCCGGCCAGCGCCAGCGCCTGTCGCTGCTGGCCGATACCACGGCCGCCCTGTGGCAGAGCTTCGGGCAGCGGCTGCGGGCGCGGCCGTTTGCCCGTAGCGCCGAACGGTATTCGGTGCAGCGCTACGATGCGACGTATTTTCGGCCATTTCGCCCCGAGGCACTTTTTGAGAAGTGGGCAGCCGTGGCCGTAGCACGGGCAGCGGACGTACCGGCCGATTTGGAGCTGCTGGTGCTGCCGGCCGGCCACTACGCGGTGTTCGACTACCAAGGGCCGGCTAGCGGCGGCCCGGCCGTGTTTCGCCACCTGCTGCTGGAGTGGCTGCCGGCCTCGGGCTATGAGTTAGACGACCGGCCCCACTTTGAGGTGCTCAGCGCGCACTATCGCCCCGATGACCCGACGGCCGAAGAACAAATCTGGCTTCCGGTGAAGCCCTGCCTGGCAAGACCTTTATGA